In Sardina pilchardus chromosome 8, fSarPil1.1, whole genome shotgun sequence, a genomic segment contains:
- the vamp8 gene encoding vesicle-associated membrane protein 8, whose amino-acid sequence MGLGDNNPSTMEQGGEEDEIEEVDKVTHLKNQVDGVKQIMTHNVDRILARGERLDELMDKSEDLQAGAQNFKQTSQKVARSYWWKNVKIVVVIIVVVLIIVLIIVLLATGVIPTSNPVPPPPTIKPPS is encoded by the exons ATGGGTCTTGGAGACAACAACCCCAGCACTATG GAGCAGGGAGGCGAAGAAGACGAGATTGAGGAGGTGGACAAGGTCACGCACCTCAAGAACCAAGTGGACGGCGTCAAGCAAATCATGACCCACAACGTGGACCGCATCTTAGCCCGTGGCGAAAGGTTGGATGAATTAATGGACAAATCAGAAGACCTTCAAGCAGGA GCCCAGAACTTCAAGCAGACGTCTCAGAAAGTAGCACGCTCGTACTGGTGGAAGAATGTGAAGATTGTCGTGGTCATCATCGTTGTTGTGCTCATCATCGTCCTCATCATCGTCCTTTTGGCCACAGGAGTCATTCCAACCAGCAACCCTGTTCCTCCGCCACCCACCATCAAGCCTCCTTCTTAA